Within Lolium rigidum isolate FL_2022 chromosome 5, APGP_CSIRO_Lrig_0.1, whole genome shotgun sequence, the genomic segment TGGCGACGAAAACCTTGAGAAATAAGATTGGGTGTATGCTAAtgttgatgatgataatgatgatacATCGTCAGTTGATGCAAGATGAAGTTGATGCTTCcggcgatgaagaagataagTTGACGATCATAGAATAATTCCCCACCCTGGCGGGGATGTTCTAGGTCGGGGAACAATAAGAACAAGGTCATGCAATGGATGCAGGGTTGTGTGATGCTTGAGGTTGACTACTTTGCCGACAATTCAACACATACACCTAAAGAATTTTGGCAACTCTTCATGATGAACACAGATTGTGATGTGTGTGAGAGAGTATGATGACTATTTCTTAAAAAAAGACTGCAATGTATTGTTTGGGTTCACCTCAGTTCAAAATGCATGTCTGCTTTGAGGTGTCTTGCATATGGCTCTCCTCCTGATATACATATGACTATCTTCGCATGGCTCAGTTGACGTGCTAGGAGGTTATGTACAAGCTGTGCGGGACAATCGTCAGAAAGTTTGGAGAACTCTATCTGAGAGCACCAAGTGAAGAAGATACAACTCAGATCTTGGAACATAACGCACCAGAGCATTTCATGGGATGCTTGGAGGCATCGGCTGCATGCATTGGGGTGGAAGAATTGTCCATTTGCTTGGCAGTGGGTGTAAAAATGTCATAGTGGAGAGTGCAAAGTAGTTTTTGAAGCCGTCACAGTTATGGCATGTGAATTTGCCATACTTTCTTTAGCATGGCGggcacaatgatatcaacgtgatgCATCGATCCCTGGTGTTTGTTGAAGGCCATGGTTTAGAGGTCAACTATGACATCAACGGGCAGGTATACACCAAAgggtattatctagccgatgacaTCTACCCAAAATGGtcgacatttgtgaagacaatccgtGACCCTTTCACGAAGAAGAAATCTTAGTTTGCCAAGCGGCATGAGAATTGTAAGAAGGATATCGAGCGggtatttggtgtgctccaatcgCGTTTTGCTATCGTTCGGTACCTTGCATTTCAGTGGTCCACAAATCAAATGTGGGAGATCAATGAATGATTGTGTGAAATGAGCGCACTAATCCAGTGCACGATGATCATCTATATGATTGCCAGTGCTCTCTCGTCGAAGTTGATCACCTGGTGCCAGCCGAGTTTGGAGCTTTTCTTGCCATGCATCACAAAATACGCCATGTACTGGCTCATCAACAACTTTAGCATGATCTAGTGGAGCATATGTGGGCGAGAAGAGGAAATGCCCCATGTGTCTTGACCTCTTTGAATTTCTtggattttaatttattttaattttgtaTGCACTATTCTATTGCTATGTTTGAATTTTGTTGAATATTGTTATTTATTTGGTTGAATAATTTTATTTGGTTGAATTGTTGTTTGCAAATATGGATGATGGTGCGATACAACATGTAAAAACAATAACAAATagcaaatattttgtatttgggCCAGCCATTTGGGGCATTGCCGTGGGCTGGAATGGCGGCTACTTCTGCCGGTGTCTGCCAAAATGGAGATGCTGACGCTATTGCCTGGCATAGTTCCGAGGCTGATAACGATGCTCTAATAGTCTGCATTGATATTTCTGGCGTGCTACATGGAGTACCATTTATGTACGACAATCCAAATATAGAGACATACTCTCTTCGTTTGAAAATATAAAATGTTTTAAATGCTTATAAAATAGACTAGATATAATGTAAAGTGAGTGAATCTACATattaaaaatagactagatacaaattaAAGTGGGTGAACCAAATAAAGTGGTTCAACATCTTACATTTCCAAAGCGAGGGAGTACATCCCAAACGAAATGGATGACTGCACGTTATATGCCGGTCACGCAAAATGTCCAGCTTGCCGATTGTCATATTATTATCAGGTAGCCTTCTCGTGCAGAAGCTCCTCCAGGTGGGCATTCCTGGTgatttcctcctccacctccaaggTCAGCACTTCCACCCTTTCCTCGAGCTGCCGCACGTACGCGAGTAGCATCTTCTCCCTCGCCGTCGTGTCGCGGCAGCAATTGCCGTCGAGGTGATAGCAGCTACCCTCTAGTTCCTGCGCCAGCATCCTTTTCTGCAGCTCGAGGCTCCCCAAGATAGTCATCAGATGTGGCACCACCACACCTTTCACGCCAAACCCCTCCTCGTTTTCTTGATCATCACATTCACTTTGCGGCATGCCCTTGTCTTCATCCTCTCCGGCGCCGCCTTCGCAAGTTGGCTCGAGCACGGGATATTCGTCATCAAACGGATGGAACCGCCGTGCTGCCGTGCCGGTCAGATCGAGCTCCTCGAAGCTCTCCACATCTTCCTTTGCGCTGAAGTTCCAGCCACTCATGCGGCGGTTCTTGACGATGCTCGCCTGGCCGTGGCACGGCGACACGCACCGCGCGCCCCCTGCGGTACAGCCGCAGAAGCTCGTGACGTCCTGCAGGCACCGCTCCTCGATGCTCGGCACGCCGCTGAGGACCGTGCGGACGAGGTAGTCCTTGGAGCGGCAGCCCTTGAAGAAGGGGTGCCGGAGCAGCTTCTCCGCCGACGGCCGCTTGGCCGGCTCCTGGCAGAGGCAGGAGGACACCATGTCCTTGAACGCCTTGGagaacttcttcttcttcgagttCTCCGCGTCCTCCAGCCGGACGCGGCTCGTGACCCTCAGCAGCATCGACTTGGACGGCGGCAGGTGGGAGAGCGGCGGCCGCCCGTGCGCGAGCTCGAGGGCCGTGATGCCGAACGACCAGATGTCCGCCTTGATGCCGTAGCCGACGTGCGAGTGGATCACCTCCGGCGCCATCCAGTACGGCGTCCCTGCCATCTCGCTGAAGTAGGAGGACGAACCGAGCACAACCTGCGGGGCGTGGACCAGGGGCCCTGACAGcgaggatgccgccgccggaggggtcTCGTAGATGGACGCGGACACGCCGAAGTCGGCGAGCTTCACGGAGCCGTCGGAGTCCACCAGCACGTTCCCGGCCTTGATGTCGCGGTGGATCCGGCCCTGCTCGTGGAGGTAGCACAGCGCACGGAGGGTCTCCTTGAGCACCACCGCGATGCACGGCTCCGGGAGCCCGTCGGGGAACCCGTGGGCCAGGATGGAGTGCAGAGAGCCGGCGGCCATGAACGGCATGACCACCCACAGGTGGCTGCCGACCGTGAAGGAGCAGTGCGCGCGCAGCACGTTGGCGTGCGACAGAAGCGCCATCGCCTTGGCCTCACGCCACACGTCCTCGAGGTTGGCGCGGGAGCGCTCCAGGTCGATGGCCTTGATGGCCACCGGCGCCGACCCGAGCGGCAGGCATGCGGCCTTGTACACCACGGCGCTCACGCCGCTGCCGATCTTGCAGAGAAGCCGGTAGGACTCCGGGTTGAGCGGGTACTTGGATTGGCCGCCAGCACCCGCGTCATCTGCCATTTTTGTGGGAGGCCGAAGCTCACAGAATGAATGGTGTAGTAGCACAAGCAATGGAGATGTCCGCGGTGGAAGACCACTGCTTGAAAAAATTGAAGCGGCCTGATTGGGGCGTGCACAAGAGATATCCGTGATCTCTTGTGGTCAGGACTCAGAGGAAGGTTGAGGTGAGAACTAATAAGCCGTGGTCCTCTGTTAGCACTGCATGTGAACTAGGAAAAGATGATCTCAAAGATAAAAGGAGAGTGCTCACAGGGCCTTGCGTGGTGCTATCGTGAATAGATGGATGCGGCAAAGAGACGGGTTTCTCATGAAGCCT encodes:
- the LOC124656816 gene encoding serine/threonine-protein kinase BLUS1-like encodes the protein MADDAGAGGQSKYPLNPESYRLLCKIGSGVSAVVYKAACLPLGSAPVAIKAIDLERSRANLEDVWREAKAMALLSHANVLRAHCSFTVGSHLWVVMPFMAAGSLHSILAHGFPDGLPEPCIAVVLKETLRALCYLHEQGRIHRDIKAGNVLVDSDGSVKLADFGVSASIYETPPAAASSLSGPLVHAPQVVLGSSSYFSEMAGTPYWMAPEVIHSHVGYGIKADIWSFGITALELAHGRPPLSHLPPSKSMLLRVTSRVRLEDAENSKKKKFSKAFKDMVSSCLCQEPAKRPSAEKLLRHPFFKGCRSKDYLVRTVLSGVPSIEERCLQDVTSFCGCTAGGARCVSPCHGQASIVKNRRMSGWNFSAKEDVESFEELDLTGTAARRFHPFDDEYPVLEPTCEGGAGEDEDKGMPQSECDDQENEEGFGVKGVVVPHLMTILGSLELQKRMLAQELEGSCYHLDGNCCRDTTAREKMLLAYVRQLEERVEVLTLEVEEEITRNAHLEELLHEKAT